A window of Conger conger chromosome 13, fConCon1.1, whole genome shotgun sequence contains these coding sequences:
- the LOC133108051 gene encoding myelin protein zero-like protein 1, with product MDSAVWTVLIFCVSSLGCSRGCVRTDPAHRVQEGADVRLACTFSTCPGPLDHTVHVDWEFNDTDFVFFYYKNQSVGKWRNTEWVGDILAGDFSVILRSVTEQHTGTYTCSVRPLNSLDIYKNHTLLTVARNRSGRRFMVNSAPVVSSLLWLILGSCAAGLGLLAAGCILGVGVYWRRGQDQQKNHGIPAPTEDTQRPHKNKDTDCYVTLQRGQAPPPVPKEESIYITMHGRPVPPAMQSQQGHSRKAIPTVWYAQENPPHIQKGNPPFLCPISGAASAL from the exons ATGGACAGTGCTGTATGGACAGTCTTAATCTTCTGTG TGTCCTCCCTGGGCTGCAGCAGGGGCTGTGTGCGGACTGATCCCGCACACCGGGTGCAGGAGGGGGCAGATGTACGTCTGGCCTGCACGTTCTCCACCTGTCCGGGCCCCTTGGACCACACTGTCCACGTCGACTGGGAATTCAACGACACG GATTTTGTCTTCTTTTATTATAAAAATCAAAGTGTTGGGAAATGGCGCAACACAGAATGGGTGGGGGACATTTTGGCAGGTGACTTCTCGGTAATCTTGCGGTCCGTGACCGAACAGCACACCGGGACCTACACCTGCTCCGTGCGTCCTTTGAACAGTCTGGACATCTACAAAAACCACACTCTGCTCACCGTCGCCCGCAACAGATCAG GCAGACGCTTTATGGTGAACTCTGCCCCAGTGGTGTCATCACTTTTGTGGCTGATCCTGGGGAGCTGTGCTGCAGGGCTGGGGCTGCTGGCAGCAGGATGCATCCTGGGAGTTGGAGTGTACTGGAGGAGGGGACAGGACCAGCA AAAGAACCACGGGATACCTGCACCCACCGAAGACACACAGCGTCCTCACAAGAACAAG GACACAGACTGCTATGTGACACTACAGAGGGGCCAGGCCCCCCCTCCAGTGCCCAAAGAGGAGAGCATCTACATCACCATG CACGGCCGACCGGTTCCACCCGCGATGCAGTCCCAGCAAGGCCACAGCAGGAAGGCCATCCCAACGGTGTGGTACGCTCAAGAAAACCCTCCCCACATACAAAAGGGGAACCCTCCCTTCCTATGTCCAATCAGTGGTGCCGCTTCTGCCCTGTGA